In the genome of bacterium, one region contains:
- a CDS encoding GatB/YqeY domain-containing protein — protein MAKSDLAARLQQETVAAMKARDKDRLAVLRMLQAAFKQVEVDTRQDIDEAGAVKIVRSYAKKVKDQLAGAESAGRPELVAQAKAELVIVNEFLPVELDDAALAEIVRAAIAETGATSPREMGQVMKAAMARVAGQADGGRVGAAVKAQLGG, from the coding sequence ATGGCGAAATCGGATCTGGCGGCCCGGCTCCAGCAGGAGACCGTCGCCGCCATGAAGGCGCGGGACAAGGACCGCCTGGCGGTGCTGCGCATGCTGCAGGCCGCGTTCAAGCAGGTCGAGGTGGACACCCGCCAGGATATCGACGAGGCGGGGGCGGTGAAGATCGTGCGCTCCTACGCCAAGAAGGTGAAGGACCAGCTGGCCGGGGCCGAGTCCGCCGGACGGCCGGAGCTGGTGGCCCAGGCGAAGGCCGAACTCGTCATCGTCAACGAGTTCCTGCCCGTGGAGCTGGACGACGCGGCCCTGGCCGAGATCGTGCGCGCGGCCATCGCCGAGACCGGCGCGACCTCGCCGCGGGAGATGGGCCAGGTCATGAAGGCCGCGATGGCCCGCGTCGCGGGGCAGGCCGACGGCGGCCGCGTCGGCGCAGCGGTCAAGGCGCAGCTCGGAGGATAG